In Bactrocera neohumeralis isolate Rockhampton chromosome 5, APGP_CSIRO_Bneo_wtdbg2-racon-allhic-juicebox.fasta_v2, whole genome shotgun sequence, the genomic window TTATGTGTAAGTAAACGGAAGCAACGGTGTAGAGATGAGCACTTTAGTGTGGGCTTAGCGGATCTGAAGGTGAAGCtagatattttttacataagcatattattgtttatatgtatatattttttatttattaaaacagtttgcttttttatttcttaatacaGGATTGCAAATAAtgcttaaaaatgtaattaatactgaaatcagttttttttattttatttcaaaaattgatataaaaaaattatttttgaacttcaAATCCCAAATAtcggtttaaaaaattaaaaataagtttttaatcataaaaataatcacatacatatatcgaattgaatactaaaatatattaaggggttttaattaaaaattaaaaaaattattgttttgtctgatattttttaaataagcatattactttttatgtatttttatttattaaagcatttttttaattctttaatataggattgcaaatattgtttaaatatttacttaatatcgcaatattttttaattttacttcgaaaattttaattaaaatcagttttcGAACTTTGAATCCCAAATATcggattgaaaaattaatttttaatcccaaataccggttgaataataaaaaataccaagaattaaaaatatttctttgtttgatattttttaaataagcatattatttaaaaatatttctttgtttgatattttttaaataagcatattaattaaaaatatttctttgtttgatattttttaaataagcatATTActcttattatatatttttttatttattaaagcattttttttaattttttaatacagcATTGCAAAtaacgctttaaaaaataattgttttaacatttattaatttatttttattttgaaaattttgaataaaaatagtttttgaactttaatatcggattgaaaattaaaaataaatttaaattatttttttttatttcgaaaatgttaaataaaaataatatcggtttgaataataaaaactttcatatatagtattttaattaaaaattaaaaattgtttttttttttgtctgaatttacatttttttgatcTACCATTTTGTACTAGTGCTCGCACAGATGCATCATATTCAACCCTAGAGCACTGGTCGacagacttacatacatattcaagagatttatattttaacaatttttgtatttgattttggggttaaaaattaaattttcaaatttatagaataaaaacttaatttttaaatttttattccaaaagtttttaactaaaaagTTGGCAACCTtggttataaatatacatacattgtatattcttattttgcatttgtattttgtatttaattcatACCATTTCCAAGGGAAACCCTCGATGGACGCCTAAAACTATGCAGCGACTTTCTTTCCACGCACTTAATATTAAAGAATCTCGCGCCAGCATTTcctattattaatattgtattcattatttcattaaattattttggacttttaatattaatttgttttgaccttttaatatttatttaattaatatttaatttttctggcAAGTATTTTAACACAAGTCATGTATAAAAACGATGTGAATGAAGAAGAAATCGCGTATGTAAAAAGTAAATGtagaattttatgaaaaatatttgtagcaTAGCACGGTTTTTAATagaatctatgtacatatatacatatacctatttacatataatatacttaGATATATTACATATACTGTAACTATAAGACTAATGCTAAGTAATCAGTATAATTATAGTATAGGATGTAACAGCAGGAGCAactctttttttatgtttttttttaattagattttttattggTTAAAATCTTGCACGAGGAAACACAACATCGTACCATTGCcctaatatattaaaattttccgtTTATCTCGGTGCGAGTGTGGCATTCTtacacgtatatatgtatatggtatacgaTGCCGAGCGCTATTTGGAAtcttgatattatttttttactattcgTCATTGTCATCCTTGAAGAAACTTGAATTTTCAAATAGATCCTGGTTTTAAATGCGGCAAATTCTGCTGAGACACCACTTTTTATAATCCAAAATTAAGTAAGAAAAAGTAAGAATATATAATACTTTTGGGGAAACACACACATTGATTATGAAACTATGATTCTTAAAGTCACgtctaactaaaaaaattttaatttggttaatatacttgaatttaaaaaaaattaatttcttaaaattcttGAGAGCACTTTACATGCAAAGATTTTCTTTCGGGTATGCATAGCATGCTGGttcagaaattttaatttaagagaaaattttttatgctaattttttgtaatatgaaTCGTAAGgaataaaaaacacaatttcgattattttgatgatatgttattttgtattttaggtgacgataaatgtatttgatatataagcaaacaaaaatttttgaaatttagaaGTAGATATAAACGCTTAAACGAAATCTTCAGTCAGACATCTAATGCTTTTCGTTAGACAAGCACTTAAGTCTGTTCCTATGGCAATTTTTTGGGAAGAAATTGTGTTGAGGAAGGAGAGAACATCGTTATCGCCATCTTTTTGGCCGTTCAAAGccactttttcttcttttaaatcCTATTTCAACACTGTTTCGacagtttagtaaaaaaaattcgtGACTTTTTACAgttatactacaagtatatttatatttagtaaggAAAAGCGAAATCTATATCAAAAGCTTAACTTCGGCAGAtgtgtaataatataatatataattgtaaattcaatatttttgatatttatttcccaatatttattttgtcggcttcaatacatttatgccaacgattttttcagtcctcgaaacactttcaataagcactttttgggatgaccttcagccccttcagcgaattttgttttacctCCTCGATCGACTGAAATCGGATTCGGATCGGAGGGATCGGTACTGCACGATCAAGCGTATCCAAAGAAACCTGTTTACGTTattcttttagaaaaaaaattcagctttatcgggtcGAGTGgagcaagaacacgtttcatacccaaaatatccactaaaatcattcgaatggactcgcgagagatgtcgagcgtTCTAGCCACATCTCTAACTCTGGCTTGACGATTCAGGCATCACATCTTTCactctttttatattttgatcagttgaagagatcaaAAGTCCTCCAGAACGAGGCTTTTTACCACTCGTAGCTTTGTGTTTTAGATAAAACCTTATCTATTGTAAAAATCACAACACACACACTGAAGTGTACCGATTTAAGAAGCGTGTCTTCCTAAATTTGGGTTGCTAATACCGAAAATATGAGGAAAAATTTCCTAACACGTGGGATTTTTTGTGTTACAGTCAAGGGgccaaaatgagaaaaatagtaGAACGtgatgaaaaattttggaactCAAATTCCTAATCAGGACACCTCATATACCCATAGGCTACTAAGTACAAGtcttaaaattttcctttagatttctttattattgttttatttttcagatcATGTGTTTTTACCCCAATTGTATAAACTTTCAAAActgtaaataatgaaaaatgcaTGCATTGGATACTCTtgcattttcttcaaaaagaccCACTTTAAATAAGtatggtaaataaataataaaaagcaaaacaaagtaGCCAGAAACCAAATACATACTTCTATAAATGATTATATAGAAGACGATTAACttacaataatattatgtaATAGAAATAAGTGTATGTAGCAGTTTTAAAGGGTCTTCCAATTGTAACAGAGATCCAATGCATTTAAAGGCAAACCAAAGGAGCAAACGTagaaacataaatatatgcaataacaaaaaaaaacaatgcaaCGTTCGAACTGTCTTCAAAATTATAGGCaactataagaaaaaaaaacaacaacaagaaagtataagaaaaaaaattaaaaaacggtGCAAAGTTTGGCGCGAATTGGGAGGAATGCGACTTGGTATGATGAGAAAATGTACTAATTGCAATAAACTGATTATGTAACTGAAACACAACACTGCTAAAGACGTTAACGAATgacttttgtatataaatatacatatatgtatacagtaaacaatttattgatatttatagTTATACAATTATTATGATGGCGCATGCTTACATaactaatataattaaatttaaataaaatgtagcaCTGCATAATTAATTAAcgaaaatttgaagaaataataattttattaacaaattcttTTGATAAAAGCCTCACACAcagatataccatatatatacaACACACACACTAACAAATAGTTAAACCAATAATCTCACACATGCTCACACatattatattgtatgtgtttttgtataaaaattttacatactttcataataatatatacaaacatacaaagtaataaaaaatatatacaaacagcaATACAaaacacatataatatatattatattacattagGTCAATCCTTTTTTCTAAACGAGTGTCAAAAGAAGACGTACAAGTagggaaaattttacaaaatttcccCAAGGATTTCGAACAAAACAGTTAGCAATTCGGAAGTCgataattttggaaaaggcAGAGATGCTTtgaatgctttttaatttttaacgagTATTTTTTTGTCACTCGCTTACAGACGAAGTTGGCCATTGTATACCAAAATACAGACAATTATTTCCACGAATATTTTTGAGtctttttgattaaatttttgaagtatATACTATTGTACATACGTTTTGAAGgccaaaaatacatatgtatcgaaaattttgtaattgatttttttttggaatcttTATACAAATAATGAACACATTGTGGAAACAAATGACAGAAATATTGAAAGCAGGCATTTTTCATGTGGCATAAGAGTCTTTAATTTGCTATCAGATCATAAATTTTACACCCTTAACAGATTTGCCAGCAGTTTGTAACATCAACAGTAAATCCGTtgccacgacagtcgggtctaagtaaccggagcAAACCCGGATTTTTAACCGGTCAAttactgtcaactcggcaccatgtCACGAAATTACTTCAacgctattaaaaaaaaacacaaacaagtaAATGTCTGAGATCCTTTTATATAAAAGTGTGTAAACTTATCCGTCTGACTGTCAGCATAAATACAAATTAGTCCCTCacattttgagatatcgatctgaaattttgcacacgttcatTTCTTGGTGCCAAAAAGATATTCATTCAAAGTCGTTGCGACGAAGCTGCCGAtactactatagcataaagctgccaaaCGAACTGACCGAGATGGAAATGaagtttttgtataattttttatttctgaagggTATTTTGGTTACATTTCTATacttgaaataattttcaatataatcatacaaataaattaaaaatgtgttcattcaatttcataaaacttttGTTCATACAATTTTTGCTCATTCAAATTCATAAAAGCGAGTATTTCGTAAGCAAcgattgaaattatatttttcaatagtatgttttttaatatttgctcaaATATTGACTCATATTACAACCAAGGCAATGAAACCATAGCAATCATGAATATTTACTATACACAAACAAAATAGGCTGATCCATTTCAAACTTTGAAGCGCCAAGaattttttagaagaaaaatgtaataaaaaaaattaaataaacaaaaattaagaaataaatattaattaataaataaatattaattaataaacaaatataaattaacaaatatacagaaaaacaaaaacttattttaaataaaaaaggaaaacgtCGCTAAAATATGGCAATACTCAAATTGTAGCATTTGCCGCAAATCCATACTTTTCATTCCAATATTTAAGCGAGACAACAATTTTAGGCGTGTCTGCAACATAACGATGGATTAAGCAATCCAATGGCTAacaataaaatgtacaaaatattttgtataaaaacagataaattaataaaaataaacacacaaaaataaaaaattcaaaaaaaaaaaaccaaaaaaaaaaaaaaattattcttatgTATCACTTTTATATTCGCTTTATTACGAAATAAGGTTATGTATTATGCGCAGAAATGGTAATTGAAAAGCATGTAAAAtagttatataattaaaaatggggATAAGGAACAGTTAGACGcgttaagaaaacatttaaaacaaaGTAGAAGTAAATATGTTTGGAGACGATTGctataaatgttaaataatctAGAAGAATTAGGTAAGCGAAGAGCAGAggctttgaaaaaatatattttcatgtgACAATGCAAAGCAAGCGTATatttctattaattatttatgtaagtGACAAAagaactgatttttttaaatagcaaGATTTTTCAGTTTTGTAAGTTAATAAATTGCGCACAGTTTCATGtcaaattttttagtattattttcttgtgtttttgttattcacAATACATTAAAGCAATTTATATTAAGCGcatattacataagtatgtaatcgCAAAagttgcatatatacatatacacacacatatatatattatacaacaaTGTAATCGTAAAATCTGTGTTAAGTGTTGTCGTGCTCCTTGTATtagttataaattataaataaatacaaatagataaaatataaatttattataaggaAAGGAATTAAAGCTGCGCaaacgagtatatacatatatagttcatatatataaatattaaatttaggtACTTGTGTGTTTAACTACAAAAATTgagtgtaataaataaataaaaattaaaaaaaaaatatttttaaaaaccaatagctaaataaaatcttaaatacatattctttttatactaagccaaaatattttataaaattaactattttttgttacttttactaaaaataattttacaaagatTATTTCCTAACAAAATTAAGGCTTCTCTGTTTTTAAATTGCGtaaattagtttatattttctaacttcgAATAGTATGTGTGTTATAGTAGTTataaatacatacctacatatatatgtatacagtagTATTTTTGTAacattatttgtgtgtgtaaaaaaatatcCTGTTTTCGTGTGTtccttaaaaaactaaataaatacaaaattttagatatcAAAGTAGAACCAAACAGCTACTGCTACGCTATTTAAATgcataatgtaaatatttatttcaaaaagacTTATTGAGTTTAGACAAAGGCTTTTGTAATGCTCAAGTTCAAGCTTCCtcgattttttcaacaatttagtatataaaaattttgtataactaATGTCAATACATTACTTTTAATATGCATGTGTTCATGCGTAAATtgacatacatagatacatacatacatataaatgcaataaactaagttgtaataaaatttggcgtttcaaaaatatagacatgtaaaatgtatgtacgtaagCAGTTTCcgtatttaatataaaaaataagtatggAAAAACGATTAATAAGCACAaactatattaaaatattgaagaaaaaattcggCAAACAAAATGTAGcagtaaatttataaataaaattataaagcatATACAAATCATGAtttctttaattataattttaagtgattataaacacaaaaataagcAGAAGAATAAAAACAGTACAGAAAGTGTTGACCGAACATACgcattaattataataatgaaaaacaataaaactgtgaaaaatatgataaataaagaaaaaaataatacttacaAAGATTTTTGTCTTATGAGCGTAATGCGTTATAAAATCCTTAGCTTTAgcaatttgctgttgttgtacgtGTATAAACGTTTTTGCGTCGGCCGTCTACGAATCATTTGAAGTTCGAGTACTTTCGATTGCAAAAACTTCAATAACGAGAACACACACTTTACACTAAccatttaactttttatttcattttatctaTCTTACAaatctaaattattttaaattatgtcaattatttatttattttattattcgatTTAGGAAGCAGGCAATTTGCAGGTGCAGCTTCATGTACCGCAGAGCTGTTGCAGCTGCTATGTACATCCAATtagctttttcattttattcacaaaaactTCAACTGTTTACACAAAACTTACACTCactaaatttgtttatattaaaacatTTCCGTAGAGCATTAATAACAAGTAAAATTACTACATTAgttaagaaaaatcaaaattcgtgCAGATTACTCGTGTCgtgtggaatttaaaatggcGGGTGCAGATAGGAAACGAGAATAAAAGCaatatgagaaaatatgtggATGCCAtgactaaattttttgtattatttaatttttttcaataaatttttatctttattaaaaTCTAGGATTAGCATCCCTCAAGTCTAAGAAGTTCGCttagaaacattttttacattttttgttaccACTTGGcgttcaattaaaaattaccaACAAATTTTTCTACTTACCCGAACGATTTTAGTATGTTATATAACCTTAATAACTTTCACATAACTTTCACCTTTCGTTatcatttgcatttaaaatttgtttacttttgtaattgtttttatatatgtttaaaaatattttaaattaataaaaagattcAATCGATCTGGTATCTTTATAACACAGGAAAGTAAAACGCGAACGCAAATAAAAGTAATCTCCGATTTCCGCATTCACGCCTATCCGCCAAAGTATTTTGAAGTGcagaacacatagagcgcgacagactgcaagcaacatctgtcaaatattaaaatacacacgttcttaaggacacagttatttagatAGCTGCCGACTACaaaactgtgtccataagaatgtgtgtattttaatatttgacatatgtatgtcgcttgaagtctgtgTTCAGCACATGAATAAGTTTAGCGAGCAATTTCAATTTTCGATATAGAATGTgtgataaaatatatatatacataaatgtataaataaaaaatttaagtaatcgCTTTCAGTCTAAAAACTGTTAATATGGTTGTGCTAGCTTTAAACTTCATTCACATAACCGCCATTTATTTCTGATGTGCATTCGCTTCGCGGAAATTGCTAGAATAAGCGAAAAGAAACGGAAAGGAGTATTAAGCAAGACCAGTGTTGCCAACTGcgcagtatttattttttacattttacataccAATCTTTTCTAATACGAAGTTTTAGAAGTTGTCAGTAATAAACaatatgtgtttgtttttgtatttttctgttGTTTTGTACGTATTAATAAAAGtctaatattaataaaactgatttaaaatcaaattataaaaatgctaTTTATATGGCAGTCCGGCAACAATTTGACTGCTTTTCCATCGTACGGTTTCCTCCGTTTCATTCGGTAAACcgccattttcaatttcaataagcgCAGTTATGTTTAGTGAGTGCgggttttaataaatttcggaAAGTGATTAGTgtaagtgtttttatttatagattAAGTGTTATAATAGAGTATATGTGATAGTGAATCCATAAAATATAGTGAAAGTTAGTGAAGTGtttaatttgaagaaattccTTTAACGTTGGAAGTGCAATCGAGCTTGGGTAAGTTTGCCTATTAGAAAATTACGAATTCTTTTAATTAGTACCAAAACCTATAAAGATTATACTGTACAAATGTAcatttaactaaatttatttgccatctttaaattttgtaatcGTTCAAAACGCTAAATAGTAAGACTGAATGAATGAGTTGCATCTTAGGTTATGTATGCAAATTTGGTTGGATACCTATCCTGGTTCCAATTAttctatacatatgtgtagtCATTATATACATTTCTTCCTTCGTTTTACCTATTCCATGGGGATGATCACCTGCAATTTAAACTTCTctccaataaaataaagtaaattgtgCACACTCAGCTGAATTGTTTCGCTTTATTGTTTGTATTTCGTTATCCGCACTGATTCATttactatttaaatttaaagagtagattaattaaatattttataattatataataataatgatttacTATAATACGGTACAATTGGTATTGGTGTTGTTTTCTTCTCAGCGTGTGGAAGAAtatgtagaataaaaaattcttaattgcaataagaaaataagaatattaagtatattgtattacattaaataataacaataatattgagaaacaataatgaaatatatattataatattaggTTTAATAAAAGGAATAGATGAAATCACAATTAAAATAGCATAAAAGTTGTACTCGCCTTACAAAGACAGATAGttagataaaattattttacttttttttaaagaaaccgatttatattttcgaatttgtttAGTCCTTAATGCAATTGAGAGGAATgattttatgtatgtttgacGTAAAGCATACTAAACGacaattatttgttattttcgcATTTGTAAGCAAAGTTaaacgaattttaaaataagcattacttattttttacatacttaAAGAGTTGCTTTAAACCCTTTTTCTATATACTATGTTTactaatatttcaattataaaattaaattaaaatatgttacatgtaaaataataaatgacataaaagaaaatagaacaattttttaaataataaaatatacattgaaTTTTGCGTGTACATGTTAATATTGGTAGGTAATACATTACAAAAGTTTCGCGATCTATATTTTCTTAACGATTTCTAACGCACCAATTTTATTGGACCTTCCGGGcactgaaattattatttatttacgttCATTGTAGAACTTGAAGAATTGCACGCACtgttattttggaattttttactAACAACAGCACCTCTGCTCTTCATTgccatttatatataatatatatttttttatactgcacatttgccaaaaatacaaaaatgcttaATATTGTGTTCCACGCTTCCTTTGAATAACTACGACAagcatattaaatatatataaacacgttttaatttgaatgtgtcagacacaatttcaaattttaaatattttcagtgtTTTGTGTTGTTTTAATCGTTAGCAACTTTGGCTGCTAGCGCATTACAtcgctttatttttaattcgaaattaTCTTATAccctacatatttatttgccgCTATTAATTGGATTTGCATTCACAATAACATTCGCATTAACGGGCACTAACTCAGGCACCGATGAATGATTACTACTTTGACTTATGTTGCGTGTATGCTTGTCGCTGCCCTCATTGACACTATTCGAATTTGAATATTGcgcttgttgttgcaattgttgttgtggcgCTTGTACTTGTGATGTTGGCTCCGGAAAGACGGGCGGTACAGTATTGGCTGTCGAAATAACAGGTGTTTGTACCATTGGTGTGGGTGGCGAACGTCCCATTTGATGTGGCGAACCCGACATTTGCATGTGATATCTGTGTTTGCAGTTTAGTATCTTTTAATTTAGTAGTATAGATCATTAATATTTacctataaatattttctgtgcTTTCGACGACGCCTTGTGTTAGATTTAGACTGCGACCTTTAATACCGCCAGCATCTTTCGGTGGTGGTGACCACCAATTAAACACACGCCCTACAACTGGTACATGCCTCAATATGCCTTCTTGCCACATTTTCTCTTCGGTTTCGCGCATTAAATCGGCAGTGGCAGCCTCTATGCCCTATATTGGAAGAAGAGAAATcatattactaaatattttgcaataaaaataaaattataacaaataagtTAAGGAGGATtaatgaaaggaaaaataataatatatagtgaactaagaaaataaaaaataagaaattcaaaattaacGCTCACCTTCTTTACAATTTCTGACATTGTATCCAATACTCTAGAATTTTCCTGTACACTCTGGCCCACCGAAACAACTAAATCCAACAGCTCTTCCACCTCGGTTTCATGCGTAACCATACCGAAGCGCACACAAATCAGCCCATCTGCGCTCTCGCCCAGCGAGAAGGCATTGTCAGTGGATTTCAATGCTTCCACGAGATCGGCATTTAGCTTATTCAATTCAGTTTTGGCTTGATCTGTGAGTATAGACTCCCAACCCTCGGGTACAAAACGCACACCACCCATACCGGCCCACTCGGGTAGATCAACCAAACGCAACACATCGCTCTTCCCAACCCACTCGATAAATGTCGCTTTATGCTTTATGGTTGCACGTAAAATATCAACGTTGCCTTCGAGATAATGTGCGAAGCCCTCCAAATTTTCTGAAGTTGGTGGTTGCTGGCCTAATCCCAATTCCAACGGGCAATAACGTACGCATGTGCCTTGTGTAGGATGTTCAATTATTTCGAAATCGAACTGGGTTGAGAAATAAAGTTAAacttattaacaaaataaaatgaaaagcaaaatatttgctCACCATTGGACAATCACGCTGCATTAATTGCCCCAACCACGAATTCAAGCGATCAAAGTATGTGGCATTGTCAACCTTCTCCAACGCCTTCTCTCTGCTTTCTAATGTTTTCAAAGGTTCGTTATCGGTTTTTCCCACTGTCGCTATAGATGTACTGCCATCAAATTGAAATACGACTACAGGTGCAACGGTCTCGAAAAGCAACTATTTGTGGTGttgttaattataattaaatttggtatgaacttgaaaagtaatttgtttttgaaaaaatacttacaTTAGCGTCTAGCGGCTTATTGATGACATCGTTAAGTGTAGTGCCTGATTGGCCGCCCGGGGCACGACTCTAGAAAGCGGAAATATATATTAGAGgaagtaattttaattatttaagataAAGTAACGAATGTTTTTCTAGTATGGGAAATTTGTTTAAGTTTGTTGTTGGTTCTTAGTACAAAGAATTTATTAATAGatgtgaaacaagaaaaaaagattGTACCCTTTGTATGACTGAAGGCCTAGTTCAGGTATATGCAGACcgatagacggacagacagacagacattgtTAATACTCTCCAAATCCAAACGCGGTTAgattgccgaaaaaacagcccgtGGCCGGATAAAATCTGGGTAatttccggtgcgtagaaccggctgtcgtgggaattgacagacagacattataaatcaactcagctcgtcacactGATAATTCATTTACatcttatatgtatttaataaaaaggtCTAGGgtacaaaaattcaatatttataactaAAAGTATTATTTGTGTATCCTTCTGGATGCCAGAATTTTCTAAATCCAAAATCATAGCTTTTGGAAACTTTTAAGTCACGTGATATGCAAAACCTCGACTATAACTGCGTAAAcagtgtctacgtcaataaagaagaagaatatatgcAAACACATGTTTATCTTATGACTTTGATTTAAActtctttttttccaaaataacaaACAGCTTTATTAAACTTAAcggaattttaattataaccgAACATAGTCACTTAGCGTACC contains:
- the LOC126758842 gene encoding pyridoxal-dependent decarboxylase domain-containing protein 1, producing MSSGAGDELVKEPRVAEIAASSIRSGLAELELKSAQVLRGLENVKTAPVVEAAEAQLEVGAADAVDGHNANIGIVADAPLDMPTAAKHTTLLHGDCIPPTDILNSLENLIAYSDSNNDPVFPLPGLDDVAQLALISHSIVAYLTHLDRQHLVRVSSSIAGDTTRWLGALFRFLDPASSFHTDNADAILRAVRLAIVARCPGYLEGGIPALAHPCFYISENITPIRLQYACRQLGIPLDAIRLIPTNSTFGTMDLSLLLKQVQVDLSANHTPLMVVADVGASISGYVDNLQRMSDICRTHNIWLHATGHALAALACAQGPNTISDIVDSIVLNLGSWLGVPSLPIVLLHRQLQNSALTAFESDPILSRRLHSLSLWTSLQALGRDAIAERIHVAFQTCSILFEITSKCEGMRVVSRAPGGQSGTTLNDVINKPLDANLLFETVAPVVVFQFDGSTSIATVGKTDNEPLKTLESREKALEKVDNATYFDRLNSWLGQLMQRDCPMFDFEIIEHPTQGTCVRYCPLELGLGQQPPTSENLEGFAHYLEGNVDILRATIKHKATFIEWVGKSDVLRLVDLPEWAGMGGVRFVPEGWESILTDQAKTELNKLNADLVEALKSTDNAFSLGESADGLICVRFGMVTHETEVEELLDLVVSVGQSVQENSRVLDTMSEIVKKGIEAATADLMRETEEKMWQEGILRHVPVVGRVFNWWSPPPKDAGGIKGRSLNLTQGVVESTENIYRYHMQMSGSPHQMGRSPPTPMVQTPVISTANTVPPVFPEPTSQVQAPQQQLQQQAQYSNSNSVNEGSDKHTRNISQSSNHSSVPELVPVNANVIVNANPINSGK